A window of Haliscomenobacter hydrossis DSM 1100 contains these coding sequences:
- a CDS encoding NAD(P)-binding domain-containing protein gives MQPTTPAMAKETDVLIIGAGPFGICLAAHVQQLGLDYVMVGKPMEFWEQNMPKGMYLRSACDWHLDVSGEHTIEHFLAGQNLTPADVEPLFLEFYLSYVQWFLDQKQLHNLPLYVHQLDQEADGSFTAQMEDGTLIRAQSVVIAVGFKYLVNVPDDLLAVLPAGHFAHTCDFVDLEQMRGKSCLILGGRQSAFEWSALLAEADAKSIHLVYRHDTPAFAEADWSWVNKIVDAMGDDPAWYRNLSEAEKKEVSYRLWAEGRLKLEPWLKDRVSGENVNLWPNTLMTASTVQPDGRISVQLDSGEQMVVDQIILATGYKAAVARVPFLQNGNVLPLLAVEDGFPVLDESFQTNLSGLYITSLLAGRDFGPFFGFTVSVRSSAKLIGRGLVGKG, from the coding sequence ATGCAACCCACCACACCTGCAATGGCTAAAGAAACCGATGTGTTGATCATTGGCGCAGGGCCGTTTGGCATCTGCCTCGCCGCCCATGTACAACAACTTGGGTTGGATTATGTGATGGTCGGTAAGCCGATGGAATTTTGGGAACAAAACATGCCCAAAGGGATGTACTTGCGTTCGGCCTGCGATTGGCATTTGGATGTCAGCGGGGAACATACCATTGAGCATTTTTTGGCCGGGCAAAACCTGACGCCAGCAGACGTTGAACCGCTTTTCCTCGAATTTTACCTGTCCTACGTGCAGTGGTTCCTGGACCAAAAACAATTGCACAACCTGCCTTTGTACGTCCATCAACTCGATCAAGAAGCAGACGGCAGCTTTACCGCCCAAATGGAGGATGGAACCCTGATCCGGGCGCAAAGTGTGGTCATTGCCGTAGGCTTCAAATACCTGGTGAATGTACCGGATGACCTGCTCGCCGTCTTGCCCGCTGGCCATTTTGCCCATACCTGCGATTTTGTGGATTTGGAGCAAATGCGCGGCAAAAGTTGCCTCATTCTGGGTGGTCGACAAAGCGCATTTGAATGGTCCGCGTTGCTGGCTGAAGCAGACGCCAAATCCATCCACCTCGTTTATCGGCATGATACCCCCGCTTTTGCAGAAGCAGATTGGTCTTGGGTGAATAAGATTGTGGATGCGATGGGGGATGATCCAGCTTGGTACCGGAACTTGTCGGAAGCTGAAAAAAAGGAGGTAAGTTATCGGCTTTGGGCCGAAGGCCGCCTGAAATTGGAGCCCTGGCTGAAAGACCGGGTGTCGGGAGAAAACGTGAATTTGTGGCCCAACACCCTGATGACGGCTTCCACGGTTCAGCCCGATGGCAGGATCAGTGTACAACTCGATTCCGGTGAGCAAATGGTGGTGGATCAAATCATCCTGGCTACGGGGTACAAGGCTGCGGTAGCGCGGGTCCCTTTCCTACAAAATGGTAACGTCCTGCCGCTGCTGGCGGTGGAGGATGGCTTCCCGGTACTTGATGAAAGCTTCCAAACCAATCTTTCCGGCTTGTACATCACCAGCTTGCTGGCGGGGCGGGATTTTGGGCCGTTTTTTGGGTTTACGGTGTCGGTGCGGTCTTCGGCTAAGTTGATTGGGCGGGGGCTGGTGGGAAAAGGATGA
- a CDS encoding flavin reductase family protein, with amino-acid sequence MTFSLQDLQNLARIPRLTLINAITGFKSGNLVGSVGADGVPNLAIFSSAVHIGSAPPLLGIVTRPIDGDLKTTRHTYQNIQHSRFFTLNHVHENMVTAAHQTSASYPDGVSEFDAVGLTPQWNEGIAAPYVAEATIKMGLEYVEEYFIKANNTILIIGKVLELILPDDCLDEQGNLDLQRAGTVALSGLDTYHRTEPIVRLPYARV; translated from the coding sequence ATGACCTTTTCACTTCAAGACCTCCAAAACCTTGCCCGTATCCCGCGCCTGACCTTGATCAATGCCATTACTGGTTTCAAAAGTGGTAATTTGGTCGGCAGTGTTGGCGCAGATGGGGTGCCCAATCTGGCCATTTTTTCTTCAGCGGTACACATCGGCTCGGCACCACCTTTGCTGGGCATAGTCACGCGCCCGATTGATGGGGATTTAAAAACCACCCGGCATACTTACCAAAACATCCAGCATTCCCGGTTCTTTACGCTCAATCACGTCCATGAAAACATGGTCACTGCTGCACATCAAACATCAGCCAGTTATCCGGATGGCGTTTCAGAGTTCGACGCAGTAGGTCTGACTCCGCAATGGAACGAGGGCATTGCGGCGCCTTACGTAGCCGAAGCCACCATCAAAATGGGGCTGGAATATGTGGAGGAGTATTTCATCAAGGCCAACAACACCATTTTGATCATTGGCAAGGTACTGGAGCTGATCCTGCCCGATGATTGTCTCGACGAGCAGGGCAACCTGGATTTGCAACGTGCGGGCACCGTAGCACTCAGCGGCCTGGATACGTATCATCGGACGGAGCCAATTGTTCGGTTGCCTTATGCGCGGGTTTGA
- a CDS encoding SUMF1/EgtB/PvdO family nonheme iron enzyme, whose translation MANRDTLSVDQKDGEKASRPNGKNYLLAIAIDAYKNCSQLNNAVNDAAAFIDLMTSRYNVETAHVTFIKDEQATKRSIDLAFLRLIKLITPQDNLIVYFSGHGRYDEHYGGNWVPVEAGIRDDDWPDYLSNDQVKSYLSRIKSFHTFLIADSCFSGSLFIDKSKEKFSGDRRDTEPSRWGLTSGKKEIVSDGQPGQHSPFAAALLDVLRKADQPPGVMRICDLVLEKVAANAQQMPMGSPLQVVGHQGGQLVFYFREDEEQAWALAQGADTIRAYTDFYDKYPYGNYTEQALDKLEELEEKSAWDKVPKNRQALLLRYLRENPRSPYVKEAQRLLDALRGAEATTPIEEKGEIQPVFQAQAPPAIVVPKLIVPEHMILVKGGSFDMGDVMSDKEFYEERVHTVTLSDFMIAKFQLTFAEYDTFCEATGRELPDDAGWGRGEKPVINVSWFDAIDYCNWCSEQEGLQQVYQIVNQNVSPNWNTNGYRLPTTAEWEYAARSRGEKVRFGNGKNVANPKEINFKGLESNQSQYSMVGEYREKTVPVGSLNSPNALGLYDMSGNVWEWCWDWYEKGYFSNTPVTNPHGSNNGSERVLRGGSWGTVPSFCRVSSRSKFNPVERNEYIGFRVARRSAP comes from the coding sequence ATGGCCAATCGAGATACATTAAGCGTAGATCAAAAAGATGGAGAAAAGGCCTCCCGTCCAAATGGCAAAAATTACCTCTTGGCCATTGCCATTGATGCGTACAAAAATTGTTCCCAACTCAACAATGCGGTCAACGATGCAGCAGCTTTTATTGATCTGATGACCAGTCGCTACAACGTTGAGACAGCCCATGTCACTTTTATCAAGGATGAACAGGCAACCAAAAGGAGCATCGATCTGGCTTTTCTGCGCTTGATCAAACTCATCACCCCTCAAGACAACCTGATCGTCTATTTCAGCGGCCATGGTCGTTACGACGAGCATTACGGCGGCAACTGGGTGCCAGTAGAAGCGGGCATCCGTGACGATGACTGGCCCGATTACCTTTCCAATGACCAGGTCAAAAGTTACCTTTCCCGCATCAAAAGTTTCCACACGTTCCTCATCGCCGATTCCTGTTTTTCTGGCTCTTTGTTTATCGACAAAAGCAAGGAGAAATTTAGCGGTGATCGTCGGGATACTGAACCGAGTCGTTGGGGCCTTACTTCGGGTAAAAAAGAAATTGTGAGCGATGGGCAGCCCGGCCAGCATAGCCCTTTTGCTGCTGCCTTGCTGGATGTTTTGCGCAAAGCTGATCAGCCACCCGGAGTCATGCGGATTTGTGATTTGGTGTTGGAAAAGGTGGCTGCGAACGCACAACAGATGCCAATGGGGTCTCCTTTGCAGGTAGTAGGGCATCAAGGCGGACAACTGGTGTTTTATTTTCGGGAGGATGAGGAACAAGCCTGGGCGCTTGCTCAAGGTGCTGATACCATTCGGGCGTACACTGATTTTTACGATAAGTACCCTTACGGGAATTACACGGAACAAGCCCTGGACAAACTGGAGGAACTGGAAGAAAAATCAGCATGGGACAAAGTACCCAAAAACCGACAGGCGCTTTTGCTGCGCTACCTGCGGGAAAACCCCCGCAGCCCCTATGTAAAGGAAGCACAGCGCTTGCTGGATGCGCTGCGGGGTGCGGAAGCTACAACCCCAATAGAGGAAAAGGGTGAAATTCAACCCGTGTTTCAAGCCCAAGCTCCACCCGCTATTGTCGTACCTAAGCTGATTGTGCCCGAGCATATGATTTTGGTCAAAGGGGGCAGCTTTGACATGGGGGATGTTATGAGTGATAAAGAATTCTACGAAGAGAGGGTGCATACCGTTACCCTTAGCGATTTTATGATTGCTAAATTCCAGCTGACTTTTGCCGAGTATGATACATTTTGTGAGGCTACCGGACGGGAACTGCCTGATGATGCAGGTTGGGGTAGAGGCGAAAAACCAGTGATCAATGTTTCCTGGTTCGATGCCATAGATTATTGCAACTGGTGCAGCGAGCAGGAAGGATTGCAACAGGTTTACCAAATCGTGAATCAAAACGTCAGCCCCAACTGGAATACAAACGGATATCGCTTGCCCACAACGGCAGAATGGGAGTATGCAGCACGTAGTAGAGGTGAAAAAGTGCGTTTTGGCAATGGAAAGAATGTGGCTAATCCTAAGGAAATAAACTTTAAGGGATTGGAGTCTAATCAAAGTCAATATTCGATGGTAGGGGAATATCGCGAGAAAACGGTTCCGGTAGGTAGCCTTAATAGTCCCAATGCATTAGGATTGTACGATATGAGCGGCAATGTCTGGGAATGGTGTTGGGATTGGTACGAAAAAGGCTATTTCAGTAATACCCCGGTGACTAACCCGCATGGTTCAAACAATGGTTCTGAACGGGTGTTGCGCGGCGGTTCTTGGGGCACTGTCCCAAGTTTCTGTCGGGTATCTAGCCGCAGCAAGTTCAATCCAGTTGAAAGGAACGAATATATCGGGTTTCGGGTAGCCAGGCGCTCAGCGCCATGA
- a CDS encoding LamG-like jellyroll fold domain-containing protein, translating into MRPQILLLLCLPLWLAGQTAPIGYYPFEGNAQDKSTTRNDAQIFGNPRCVPGIKGSAYQLDGNGDYFELPNVPLINGLASEFTFACWVFPTATSGNTVSIITKSNSNSLNTPFNMAYQGGSLIPYVRYTQPGVFATATQVFVNQAPFSVKLNEWNFVVWRFNRGKLDIFLNGQLVASVTLPFTAVRQNNAPLVVGHDEPGAEEFFIGIIDELYIYNKSVSDQELLDLYNSYTQPEKIAVPVTICDGEVYRKRSTAGFYADTTRTTKGCDSVSYFQLTVNPSPRYTVDTAICAGQSAFGYTYANRYVDTFQTQLGCDSIRTLDLRVLPNTSSSILRGICAGQSFAGYTQAGIYVDVLKNAAGCDSVRTIQLLVFRPDTVTIARTICAGTLFEGYAASGTYRDTFQNFRGCDSLRILQLTVIQPDTLRIQREICPGQTVEGYNTAGMYTDRFRNARGCDSIRILTLTLKKPDTTQVTQRICQGNSYLGYRVAGTYTDRFTRADGCDSVRILQLTVQPPTIAQSLQTICAGEQFAGYTRSGIYQDTFQTAAGCDSVRVLQLVVMAPISKVVDASICPGERVEGYATPGTYTDTFLSRTGCDSTRTLNLSLTDAKRFSLNKQICQGETFENYTTSGVYVDTFPSRGVGCDSIRTLNLNVAAIPETIQEVSICAGGSVEGYTQSGTYTKRITRPGLCDSIYTLKLNVGSVFVPNAFSPNGDRINDTFKVLAGEGSTLAVLRFFIRDRYGNLVFQGADLNSEWDGSFRGQKANQGLYYYAIELECGGKRSVLNGGVHLMR; encoded by the coding sequence ATGCGCCCCCAAATTCTCCTGTTGCTCTGCCTGCCCTTGTGGCTGGCCGGACAAACCGCGCCTATTGGGTACTATCCTTTTGAAGGGAATGCCCAGGACAAAAGCACCACCCGCAACGATGCCCAGATCTTTGGCAATCCACGCTGCGTGCCCGGCATCAAAGGCTCGGCCTATCAATTGGATGGCAATGGCGATTATTTTGAATTGCCCAATGTGCCGCTCATCAATGGCTTGGCCAGCGAATTCACCTTTGCTTGTTGGGTTTTTCCCACCGCCACCAGCGGCAATACGGTTTCGATCATTACCAAGTCCAATTCCAACTCTTTGAATACGCCCTTCAATATGGCTTATCAGGGCGGGAGTTTGATTCCCTATGTCCGTTATACCCAGCCGGGTGTATTCGCTACCGCTACCCAAGTGTTTGTAAACCAGGCGCCTTTTTCCGTTAAACTCAACGAATGGAATTTTGTAGTATGGCGCTTCAATCGCGGCAAGTTGGACATTTTTTTGAACGGCCAATTGGTGGCCAGCGTGACCTTGCCCTTTACTGCGGTGCGCCAAAACAATGCCCCCCTTGTGGTGGGGCACGATGAACCCGGGGCAGAGGAGTTTTTCATCGGCATCATTGACGAGTTGTACATCTACAACAAAAGTGTGTCGGATCAGGAGTTACTGGATTTGTACAATTCCTACACCCAGCCGGAAAAAATTGCCGTTCCGGTGACCATTTGTGACGGAGAAGTGTACCGTAAACGGAGCACTGCGGGCTTTTACGCCGATACGACCCGCACGACCAAAGGTTGTGACAGTGTGAGTTATTTTCAATTGACGGTCAATCCCAGTCCCCGCTATACCGTGGATACGGCCATTTGTGCGGGACAAAGTGCTTTTGGGTATACTTACGCCAACCGTTATGTGGATACTTTTCAAACCCAACTGGGGTGTGACAGCATTCGGACTTTGGATTTGCGGGTATTGCCAAATACATCTTCCTCCATTTTGCGGGGTATTTGTGCCGGGCAGTCTTTTGCGGGGTATACTCAGGCAGGTATCTATGTCGATGTGTTGAAAAATGCGGCGGGTTGCGATAGTGTGCGGACGATCCAACTGTTGGTCTTCCGCCCGGATACTGTGACCATTGCCAGAACCATTTGTGCCGGAACTCTTTTTGAAGGGTACGCCGCCAGTGGAACGTATCGGGATACTTTTCAGAATTTTCGGGGTTGTGACAGCTTACGGATTTTACAATTGACCGTAATTCAGCCGGATACCCTGCGCATACAACGGGAAATATGTCCGGGGCAAACGGTAGAAGGGTACAATACCGCCGGGATGTACACCGATCGTTTTCGCAATGCGCGGGGTTGTGACAGCATTCGTATCCTTACCCTGACGCTGAAAAAGCCGGATACGACCCAGGTGACGCAACGTATTTGTCAGGGCAACAGCTATTTGGGTTATCGCGTTGCGGGTACTTATACCGATCGTTTTACCCGTGCGGATGGCTGCGACAGTGTGCGGATTTTACAGCTTACCGTTCAGCCACCGACCATTGCCCAAAGTTTACAAACCATTTGTGCCGGAGAACAATTTGCTGGCTACACCCGTAGCGGAATTTATCAGGATACCTTTCAAACCGCGGCGGGGTGCGACAGCGTGCGGGTGTTGCAACTGGTGGTGATGGCACCCATCTCGAAAGTGGTCGATGCGTCAATTTGCCCGGGTGAACGTGTGGAAGGTTATGCAACGCCTGGCACTTACACGGATACATTCCTCTCCAGAACAGGTTGCGACAGTACCCGTACCTTGAACCTGAGCCTGACCGATGCCAAGCGGTTTAGCCTCAACAAACAAATTTGTCAGGGCGAAACGTTTGAAAACTATACCACAAGCGGGGTTTATGTGGATACTTTTCCTTCGCGCGGGGTTGGCTGCGACAGCATTCGCACCCTTAACCTGAACGTTGCAGCCATTCCAGAAACGATACAAGAAGTCAGCATTTGTGCCGGAGGAAGTGTAGAAGGCTATACCCAGTCGGGTACTTACACCAAAAGAATTACCCGTCCGGGATTGTGCGACAGCATTTACACACTCAAACTCAACGTGGGTTCCGTCTTTGTGCCCAATGCCTTTTCCCCCAATGGCGACCGCATCAACGATACCTTCAAAGTGTTGGCCGGAGAAGGGAGTACCTTGGCAGTCTTGCGTTTTTTCATCCGTGACCGCTACGGCAATCTCGTTTTTCAGGGTGCGGACTTGAATAGCGAATGGGATGGTTCCTTCCGCGGACAAAAAGCCAATCAGGGGCTGTATTATTATGCGATTGAATTAGAGTGCGGTGGAAAAAGGTCGGTGTTGAATGGAGGGGTACATTTAATGAGGTAG
- a CDS encoding SRPBCC domain-containing protein → MAHPTQVIAEAGKQELFVIREFDAPPELVFQAFSDPAILVQFFAPNQAIMTFDYADYRTGGAYRYTHTDLQDRILCTFKGIIHELTAPERIILTAELEGLPEPGHVILEAMLFEPLPGNRSKLIIHDVCLSVEDRDAMIRSGMEGGLAKIFNQLDDLLRKGF, encoded by the coding sequence ATGGCACATCCAACCCAAGTCATCGCCGAAGCTGGCAAGCAGGAACTATTTGTCATCCGGGAGTTTGACGCGCCACCTGAACTGGTTTTCCAGGCGTTTAGCGATCCGGCTATACTGGTGCAGTTTTTTGCCCCTAATCAGGCCATCATGACCTTTGACTACGCCGATTATCGAACTGGAGGCGCTTATCGATATACCCATACCGATCTACAAGACAGGATTTTATGTACCTTCAAAGGGATCATTCACGAACTGACTGCACCGGAAAGAATCATTCTAACAGCGGAGCTGGAAGGTTTACCCGAACCCGGGCACGTCATCCTGGAAGCCATGCTTTTTGAACCCCTCCCCGGAAACCGCAGTAAACTAATCATCCACGACGTATGCTTGTCGGTAGAAGACCGCGATGCCATGATCAGGAGTGGAATGGAAGGTGGTTTGGCCAAGATTTTTAACCAACTTGATGATTTATTGCGAAAGGGATTCTGA
- a CDS encoding iron chaperone, translating into MISNKPNNIDEYIAGFPPEIQEILAQIRTTIQQAVPNAVETIKYAMPTFTLRGRNLVYFAAFKNHIGFYPAPTGNEAFAADLVGYKQGRGSVQFPLNQPMPLALIAKITAFYVQRINSLQ; encoded by the coding sequence ATGATCAGCAACAAACCCAACAACATCGACGAATACATCGCCGGGTTTCCTCCCGAAATCCAGGAGATTTTGGCACAAATTCGCACGACCATTCAGCAAGCCGTTCCCAACGCCGTAGAAACCATCAAATACGCCATGCCAACTTTCACCCTCCGCGGCCGCAATCTGGTGTATTTTGCGGCGTTCAAAAACCACATCGGATTTTATCCTGCGCCTACCGGAAACGAGGCATTTGCAGCAGATCTGGTGGGGTACAAACAAGGCCGTGGGTCGGTCCAGTTTCCGCTGAACCAACCCATGCCGTTGGCGTTAATTGCCAAAATCACTGCGTTTTATGTGCAACGAATAAATTCACTCCAATAA
- a CDS encoding SDR family NAD(P)-dependent oxidoreductase: MSDHNHTLPFLNKVVWITGASSGIGEGLSYQLDQLGAHLILSARDVDGLNLVNKQLPKNPGSAKVLPLDLEDLAQLPQKTDIAWAFFGHIDYFISNAGLAIRDFALTTELRIDQKIMNINYFGSTVITKRLLPHFIEQGHGHIVVMSSLSGKYGVPRLAAYAASKHALHGFFECLRSETVEQGILITIIVPGMIKTAITAHAITGTGGNVGRIDKTFETAYPVDKAAKKIIKAILKEKEEASVGGLELFTLWLNRVSPWLLRRFIRNHPIKKLRQLKARFFGK; the protein is encoded by the coding sequence ATGTCTGACCACAACCACACGTTGCCCTTCTTGAATAAAGTGGTCTGGATTACGGGCGCTTCTTCCGGCATCGGTGAAGGACTGAGTTACCAGCTTGATCAATTGGGGGCTCATTTGATCCTGTCTGCACGAGATGTGGATGGCTTAAATCTGGTAAACAAGCAACTGCCCAAAAATCCCGGTAGCGCAAAAGTATTGCCCCTGGATTTAGAAGACCTGGCACAATTGCCGCAAAAAACAGACATCGCCTGGGCTTTTTTCGGCCACATCGATTATTTCATCAGCAATGCCGGGCTGGCCATTCGCGATTTTGCCCTGACTACGGAGCTGCGCATTGACCAAAAAATAATGAACATCAATTACTTTGGATCCACGGTGATTACCAAACGCCTCTTGCCCCATTTTATTGAGCAAGGCCATGGCCACATTGTGGTCATGAGTAGCCTTTCTGGCAAATACGGAGTACCCCGGCTTGCGGCCTACGCAGCTTCTAAACACGCCCTGCATGGCTTTTTTGAATGCCTGCGCAGTGAAACGGTAGAACAAGGCATCCTGATTACCATCATCGTTCCGGGCATGATCAAGACCGCAATCACCGCGCACGCCATAACAGGCACTGGTGGTAACGTTGGTCGGATAGACAAGACCTTCGAAACGGCCTATCCCGTTGATAAAGCGGCCAAAAAAATCATCAAAGCGATCTTAAAAGAAAAAGAGGAAGCCAGCGTCGGCGGCCTGGAATTGTTTACCCTCTGGTTGAACCGGGTATCTCCGTGGCTGTTGCGCAGGTTTATTCGCAATCACCCGATCAAAAAACTTCGGCAGTTGAAAGCGCGTTTTTTTGGAAAATGA
- a CDS encoding AMP-binding protein → MTILDYFLKWEKEKPEDIFLKQPRGSNWVNFTWRQVGEEARKILGALQQEGFVRGDRIALLSSNCAQWIICDLALMMGGYISVPLYANVSASAMQKILEGSGARFLFIGKLLPKDWHNLQPAIPESVQTATLEGYDKEGIKPWSAFLRSSIAPTLVKPNAEDVFTIIYTSGTTGDPKGVVHTFGSVMNAVLVASDAFMLNRSGNRFISYLPLSHAAERGLIESGGIYCGGTIAFVESIDSFATTLQAIEPTHFFGVPRIWEKFQAKILEKLPQGKLSLLLNIPFVAGMIRSKIKKSLGLHKADLLVTGAAPIASELMLWFQKLGIFICEAYGLSEDFSVLSIHPKDDIRMGTVGKLFPKQEVYIDPETHEIRQKCGWLMQGYYNNPELSAKTIVNGFLYTGDMGQLSADGFLTITGRVKDIFKTTKGEYISPSALEMKFTGLNSVDQACVMGAQYPQPFVLIVLSETGKAMHKTEVETQLQAVLDTVNREVMEYQKLKKAIIVKEEWTNDNDLLTPTLKMKRNVLSQKYESALKPVYEKKEMVSWE, encoded by the coding sequence ATGACGATACTCGATTATTTCCTGAAATGGGAAAAAGAAAAACCGGAGGACATTTTTTTAAAACAACCCCGCGGCAGCAATTGGGTAAATTTCACCTGGAGGCAAGTGGGGGAAGAAGCCCGAAAAATATTGGGTGCACTCCAACAGGAAGGTTTTGTACGCGGAGACCGGATTGCGTTGTTGTCGTCAAATTGTGCCCAATGGATCATTTGTGATCTGGCCTTAATGATGGGCGGGTACATTTCGGTGCCCTTGTACGCCAATGTCAGCGCCAGCGCGATGCAAAAAATCCTCGAGGGTTCCGGGGCACGCTTCCTGTTCATCGGTAAATTGTTGCCTAAAGATTGGCACAACCTTCAGCCAGCCATTCCTGAATCGGTACAAACCGCAACCCTGGAAGGATACGATAAAGAGGGAATTAAACCCTGGTCCGCATTCCTCCGTTCATCTATCGCGCCGACTCTGGTTAAGCCCAACGCAGAAGATGTCTTTACGATCATCTACACCTCGGGCACCACGGGAGATCCCAAGGGCGTTGTGCACACCTTCGGATCTGTGATGAATGCGGTACTGGTTGCCTCCGACGCATTTATGTTGAACCGAAGTGGCAATCGTTTTATTTCGTATTTGCCACTTAGCCACGCCGCCGAAAGAGGCTTAATTGAATCCGGAGGAATCTATTGTGGCGGCACCATTGCATTTGTCGAGTCCATCGATAGCTTTGCCACAACCTTACAAGCCATCGAACCTACCCACTTCTTTGGCGTACCCCGGATTTGGGAAAAATTTCAGGCTAAAATCCTCGAAAAACTTCCGCAAGGAAAGTTATCGCTGTTGTTGAACATTCCCTTTGTCGCCGGAATGATTCGAAGCAAAATAAAAAAATCACTCGGCCTGCACAAAGCCGACTTACTCGTGACTGGTGCTGCCCCTATTGCCTCGGAATTGATGTTATGGTTTCAAAAACTGGGCATCTTTATTTGTGAAGCCTATGGTTTAAGTGAAGACTTTAGCGTTCTTTCCATCCATCCAAAAGATGACATCAGAATGGGCACTGTCGGTAAATTATTCCCTAAGCAGGAAGTATATATTGACCCTGAAACCCATGAAATCAGGCAAAAATGCGGCTGGTTGATGCAGGGCTATTACAATAACCCCGAACTAAGCGCAAAAACCATCGTGAACGGGTTTTTATATACCGGTGATATGGGGCAGTTGTCTGCTGATGGATTCCTGACCATAACCGGGAGGGTTAAAGATATTTTCAAAACGACCAAAGGCGAGTACATCTCCCCATCCGCGCTGGAAATGAAATTTACCGGACTGAATAGTGTTGACCAGGCCTGTGTGATGGGCGCTCAGTACCCACAACCCTTTGTGCTGATTGTACTTTCTGAAACCGGAAAAGCCATGCACAAAACCGAAGTTGAAACCCAACTGCAAGCAGTACTGGACACGGTCAACCGCGAGGTCATGGAATACCAGAAATTGAAAAAAGCCATCATTGTCAAAGAGGAATGGACCAACGACAACGACCTGCTGACTCCAACTTTAAAAATGAAACGCAATGTTCTTTCCCAGAAATATGAATCTGCACTGAAACCGGTGTATGAAAAAAAGGAAATGGTATCCTGGGAATAG